The genome window GTTTTCGTCAAAGCTTTTTTCAGAAAAAATTGAATACGGCAGTTTCTACTTATTATAATATTGACAAAAATTTTGGAAATACCCTAACTTTTGGAGCTTCTGTGGATTATCAACCAATTGATAATTTTATTGTGAGTACACAAACGAATTTTAGCCATTACGATTCGAAAACATTGAATAGCAAACAAACTTATTTGCAAGTTGGTGTACAATATAATTTGCCTGCGAAACGTACTGTGACAGATGTAAAAGACGGAACATTAAATTTGTTTGTGTTTTATGATTACAATGCAAATGGTATTTTTGATGAAGGTGATAAAGTGGCTGATAGTCGTAATGTGAAGATAAATGAAACTAACTTTATTACAGATTTAGAAGGAAATATAAAGTATAAAAAAGTTCCATATGGTAATTATTTAATCAAACTTCCTGGACAAAAATGGTTTGCACAAGATTATGCGGTTAATATTAATTCTAAAACGACTTCTATTTCTATTCCAATGCAACAAACTGGTGTTGTGAGAGGGAAAGTTGAGTATGAATTATCTTCAAATTTGGAGTATCAGGTTTCGGCAAATTTATTCGGGTTTACGTTGATTTTTAATCACGAAAATGGACAGATATTTACAGTTAAAACAAATGATAGAGGTGAATATACAGCTTTTTTACCTGTTGGAAATTACACGTTTCATCTTGTTGAAAATAGTTTACCGGAACATGTTTATGCAAAAACATATTTGAATAAAATAACGGTAGAAAAGGAACAAAATACAGAATATGAACCGCTTATTCTGAAAATTAAGGAACGAAAAGTTAACATTAAACGTTTTGGTAGTTAATGGATATTTTGATTTACTTTGCATCAAAATAAACTCTAAATGCCACTAACTTTTTGCCATCCAGCAATTATTCTTCCGCTAAAAAAACTAAAATCGAATTGGTTTTCGATGACGGGATTAATCATTGGTTCGATGTCGCCAGATTTAGAATATTTCTCTCGAATGGAGATTGTAGCGACGCACAGTCATTTGTTCTGGGGTGTTTTGTATTTTGACTTACCAATTGCTCTTATTTATTGTTTCGTTTTTCACTTATTTGTCCGAAATGTTTTAATTCATCATTTACCTTATTTTTTAGAAGAACGATTTGCTCAATTCCTAACTTTTGATTGGATTGATTATTTCAAAAAACATTGGTTAATTGTTGTTATTTCAATTATAATAGGAGCTTATTCGCACCTTTTTTGGGATGCTTTCACACACGAATGGGGATATTTTGCGAAATTAATTCCAGATTTAGAGGAAACTTGGTTTCAAATTCCTTTCAATAATTTTGAAGTAAAAGGATATAAATTTCTACAACATTTTAGCACATTTTTAGGTGCGATTTTTATTGCTTTTTGGATTTATAAAATGCCAAAACAAATTCTTCCAAAAACTAAATTTGATTACATTTTTTGGTTAAAAGTAGTTCTATTTACAACAACTATTTCCGCAATACGATTAGTTTTCTTCCCAATAGAAATTGGATTAGGCAACATCATTGTCGTTATAGGAATGAGTGTTTTTTTGAGTTTGGTTATTTTTGGGATAAAGGAGAAAGTTTTTTAATCTTTCATTTTAACAATATTTTTCTCCGTTTTTCTGTAATTTCAAATCGCTCACATAAGTTTTTATAAACTGTACATTGCTTCGAGGACAAATGAGTAATCCTTTCTCCGAATTAATAACCACATAATTGTCTAATCCATCAATAATAATAGCTTTGTCTTGTGTAGAATAAATAAAATTATTTTTAGCGTTGTAACCAGAAAAATGTTTGCATAATAATGTATTGTGATTTTCGTCCTGATCTTCACCTGTGTATTTATACTTTTCGTTGATTGCAGACCAAGTTCCAATATCACTCCAGCCAAAAGTTGTTGGAATGACATAAACATTATCTGCTTGTTCTAAAATTCCTTTGTTGATAGAAGTTACGTCTAACGTTGTGTAAATAGGTTTTAAAGTTTCTGTATTTTGTAAAGAACGATCAAGATCAAAATATTTTTTTAAAGTTTCTTTCATCGAAGGTAAATGTTGTTGAAAAGCTTTTACAATACTATCTACAGACCAAACAAGGATTCCTGTATTCCAAATAAATTCACCACTCGTTATAAAAGATTCAGCAAATTCTAAATCAGGTTTATCGATATAAGATTTTACTTTTTTTATAGGTGTTGTATTTTCGATGAACTGAATATAACTGTAATTAACATCTGGACGCGTTGGAGCTACTCCCAAAGTAATCAATCGATCGTTGTCAGCATCCTCGAAAGCAAGATTTACTTTTTCTACAAATTCATCTTCATCAAAAATAAAATGATCTGAAGGAGAAATAATCAATTTTGCATTTGGATTAAATTGTTGGATTGTCATTGCGGCCAATAAATTACAAGCTGCGGTATTCATGACTCTTGGTTCGATGATAAAATTTTTATCCTCAAAATCTGGTAATTGTTCTTTTACAATCTCTTTATAATCTTGAATAGTTACAATGAAAATATTTTCTTGCGGAACGACTTTTTTAAGGCGATTATACGTTAATTGAATAAAAGTTTTTCCTATTCCTAATAAATCATGAAATTGTTTTGGTTTTTTAATTGTACTCAAAGGCCATAATCTCACTCCTGTACCACTGGCAAGGATAACAGCGTAGTTATCTTTATTATTCATGATTGTCTTTTAAAGTTTATTTACAGTTGCAGTTGCGTTTATCAAATATTTTTTCTTGGTTTTCAACTCTAAACAAAGATACCTTAATTTTCTTTTAGATTCTTTTTTAAAGATTCTTTTTCCTATCGAAAATATTGTACCATCCTCCAAATCTTCAAGATAAATTTGAGCAGGATTTTTATCATCTATAATATATTTTGAGATATTAATATCTGCTCCTAAACTCGCTTTCGGATGTTTGGCATGATGAAGAATATACGGTTGCAATTCTTCGGGATAAATGTGAAGAGATTCTAATAATAAATGCCCAAAAATGGTTTTCCATTCTTTTCCATGCGGATTTATTTTACGCGAATCAAACTGAACAAAAGTTTTGAGATGCGCCACTTCATGTGTAAAAACAAAAAAGAAAGCATACTGATTTAAGTCGCCATTCACTGTAATTTGATGACGATTATTTTCGACCAATTTGCGATAATCTCCCAACTTAGTTTCACGTCTTCTTGTAATTTTTAACGTTATAAAATGATTTTCTAACCACTTTTTTACATACAAGTCTGCATTATGAGGGAGATAAGAAGTTAAATGTTCTAAATTCACATTGTGCAAGATAAATAAAAAGCCTTTCCAATAAAAATATTAATTTTGTCGTAATGAAACTAATCGAAAATTTAGGGTCATACTTTATGCTTATGGGTAAAGTATTTAGCAAACCTCAAAAATTGAGCGTTTTCTGGAAATTGACCGTTAGAGAAATATATGATTTAGGTGTCAACTCTTTAGGGATTGTAACCTTTATCTCAACATTTATGGGTGCAGTTGTAGCAATACAAATGGCGAAAAACTTTCAGGGAGCGTCTATTCCTGTTCCAGATGCTTACATTGGTTATGCGACCAAAGTGGTTTTGGTGTTAGAGTTTGCCCCAACCATTATGTCGCTAATTTTAGTTGGTAAAGTAGGTTCGTACATCGCATCGAGTATCGGAACTATGCGTGTTACAGAACAAATTGACGCGTTAGATGTAATGGGGATCAATTCTGCAAACTTCTTGATTTTACCAAAAATTATCGCCTGTGTATTTTTCAATCCTTTATTGGTTATGATTTCTATCGGATTTGGATTATTAGGAGGTTACTACATTGGTGTTTTTACAAAACTATGGTCTGCAGCCGATTTTATTACAGGTTTACAAATGAATATGGCAACAAAATTGTTTGTCTATACATTCCTTAAAACAATGGTATTCGCGTTTGTTATCGCAACAATTCCGGCATATTATGGTTATAAAGTAAAAGGAGGTTCGTTAGAAGTTGGTCGTTCTGCAACAACAGCTGTTGTATGGACATCAGTAGCAATTATTGTGATCAATTTAATATTAACACAAACAATTTTGAGCTAATGATTGAGGTAAAAGATATCAGAAAATCATTTGATGCAGTAGAAGTACTGAAAGGTTTTTCTGTCACTTTCGAGAAAGGAAAAGTTAGTTTGATTATTGGTCAAAGTGGTTCTGGAAAAACTGTTTTTTTGAAAAATTTGATTGGATTATTAACACCAACTTCAGGTCAAATTTTGTACGAAGGAGATAATATGATCGAGTTTGATTACAAAGAAAAACAACGTTTACGTTCAGAAATTGGAGTAGTTTTCCAAGGTTCGGCTTTGTATGATACGATGAATATTGTAGAAAATGTAAAATTTCCATTGCAAATGTTTTCGGATATGTCAAATGCTGATGCCGAAAAACGTGCGCGTGAAGTGTTAGATCGTGTAGAAATAGCTCGTACAGCGCTTAAAAAATATCCGTCAGAAATATCTGGAGGAATGCAAAAACGTGTGGCGATTGCGCGCGCGATTGTAAATAATCCAAAATATTTATTTGCTGATGAACCAAACTCTGGTCTTGACCCGAAAACGGCGTTAGTTATCGACCAATTAATTTATGATATCACAAAAGAATACAACACAACAACCGTTGTAAATACACACGATATGAACTCGGTAATGGAAATTGGAGATCATATTGTTTTCTTAAAAAATGGTTTCTTGGAATGGGAAGGGACAAAAGAGGAGATTTTGGTGGCTGATAATCCAAATGTTATTGATTTTGTATATTCGTCAAATCTTTTCAAGAAACTAAGAGAAGCCTTATTAAAAGAACAATAATAAATCAATAAAAATAAAAATTCTATGAAAAAATTAATTTTAACTGCAATTGTAGGTTTAGCTGCAAATTTTGCAACAGCACAAAATATCAATTTTGGTATCAAAGGAGGAGCTGTTTTCAATACAGATAAAGGAAAAGTTTGGGAAGATGCTGGAAATATTTTCAAGAAAGATGGGAAAGCTTCTGCAGGGTTTCAAGCTGGTGCTTTAGCTCGTGTCTCTTTAGCAGGAATTTACATTCAACCAGAGTTATTGTATACGCAATTCAAAAATGAATATGATGTTGATGGACAAAAACTGAATGTAACTAAAAAACGTATGGATATTCCTGTAAATGTTGGAAAAAGATTTTTAGGAATCGGACATATTCAAGCTGGTCCAGTTTTCTCTTACTATTTTGATGATAAATTATCTGTAAAAGATTTTACAACTGCAAAACAAGACGAATTTAATGTCGGAATGCAAATTGGTGCAGGTGTAGAAGTTTCTAAATTATTATTCGATTTACGTTACGAATTTGGTCTAGGAAAAATCGGTTCTGAAATTGTAAACTCTGATGGCAGACAATTTCAAACAGAAAATCGTCCACAAATGTTAAACTTATCAGTAGCATATTTATTCTAAAAGGTTGTTTGTAAATAAATTTATTGGATATATTTGTTCCAAATTGTATTTTTGCAACCTCGTAAATTATTAAAATGGCAAAAAATAATAAAAAAGAAGAATTCGCTACAGAGCAATTCGTAGAAAAATTAGATAGAACAGCTTTCAACGTAGAGTTTTTTGTTGAAAAATATGCTAAAGCAATTGGTATTGGTTTAGGAGTAATTATTGTAGCTGTTTTAGGTTATTTTGCTTACTTAAAATTAGTCGTAGAACCTAAATCAGAAGACGCTTTCAAAGAAATGGTTCAAGCAGAACGTCTTTTTGATCAAGATTCTATTAACGTTGCTCTTAATGGTAGCGCAGGAAGTTTCCAAGGTTTACAACAAATTGTTGATGAATATGGAAATACTGATGCTGGTAATTTAGCACGTTTCAAAGCGGCAAGTTCTTATTATAAATTAGGAGATTACGCATCTGCGGTAAAATTATTAGAAGATTTTGACACAGATGACAATGTAATGTTGGCGCAAAAATATGGTATGTTAGGAAATGCATTAGTTGCTTCTAACAAATTAGAAGAAGGTTTACCTTACTATGTAAAAGCTGCTGAAGCGACAGAAGTTGAAACATTACAATCGACTTACTATACAAAAGCGGGTGAAATTGCGATGGAATTAGGTAAAAATGCTGATGCTTTAAAATATTTTCAAGCTTTAGAGGATAAATATCCAAATGCAAATAATGGTGAAACTGCGAAGTTTATTGAGCGTTTAAAATACGCTTCTGAAACTGCGAAATAATTCACTTCAAAAGATAATTACAAGCCGAACAAATTGTTCGGCTTTTTTTATTGATTCAAATCAAAGTTTATCCTAAATCATTTTTGTAATTTTACCATTCAAATTTTAAACAAAATGGCAACAGAAAATAAAAATTTATCTCAATATAATAAAGCAGAATTACCAAATGTAGCGGGCTCTAAGTTTGCAATCATTACATCTGAATGGAATAATCATATCACATTTAATTTACGAGATGGAGCAAAAGATACATTGATTGATTTGGGCGCAAATCCTGATGATGTTACATTATATGAAGTTCCTGGTAGTTTTGAGTTGATTTATGGAGCTGATAAAGTCGCGCAAGTTCATCCAGATTTGGACGGAATTATCGTTGTTGGATGTGTGATTCGTGGAGCAACAGCGCATTTTGATTATGTTTGTCAAGGTGTGACACAAGGAATCAAAGATTTGAATATCAAACACAATATGCCAATTATTTTTTGTGTTTTAACAGACGAAAATGAACAGCAATCAATTGATCGTTCTGGCGGAAAACATGGAAATAAAGGAGTTGAAGCTGGTGTAGCTGCGGTTATGATGGCGGATATGAAAAAGAAATTAGGTAAATAATTTTAGAATGATAGATTCAAAACTTTATCGATGCCAATAGCAGAAGATTTTAAATCAATTTATACGAAAAATTGGGAGATTTATTTTTCTCAATGTGATCCGACAGGTAAGATGAAATTGTCTGAAATGGCAAATCTTTTTCAATTAACTGCTTCAGAACACGCGATAAAAGGAGGTTTAGGTTTCTTTGATTTACAAGAATTTAATCAATCTTGGGTAATGAATCGACTTCGAATTGAGATTGATGAATTACCTTCTTGGACAGATTTTGTTGACGTGAAAACATGGATTGAAGTTTTGAAAGGTGCAAAATCTATTCGTGATTTTACAATCGAGAAAAATGGAAAAAAATTAATTGGAGCTTCAAGTTTGTGGGCGGTTTTCAATACAGAAAAACGTCGTCCTGATATTCTTCAAATTGATTCATCTCACATTGAACGTTTTCCTGATCTGAAACCAACGGAAGTCGAGAATTCGATTTTAAACATCGATTTTGAACCAACAGAAGTTATTCAATATAAAGTTCAGTTTTCTGATTTAGATATCGTAAAACACGCAAATAATACCAAATATTTGGATTGGTGCTTGAATACTATTGATCCTGAAATCATATTAAAACATCGTATCAAAGCGATTGATATGAATTTCTTGAAAGAATTAAGTTTACATGACAAAATAGAAATTCAGAAATTAGAAACTAAGAATTTAATTCAGTTTAAAGTTGTTAATCAAGAAAAAGTAAACTTCGTTTGTCGATTGGAGTTGAGGTAAAATACTTTGTATAATGCGATGTAGAAATGAGTTCAACATGACTTATGGATAATAAGTCAGAATGCAACGTAAGTGGAATGAAGAATCTCAGATTCCTCCTTTCGTCGGAATGACATTTACTTTATCAGAGTTTTGAAAACAATTATTCTGAGTTTATCAAAGAATCTAAAATTATTACAATAAAAAAAGGTTTCATATCGAAACCTTTTTTATCTATTTTTCTTTTGTCAAAACAAATTTAGCAGAATCGGCCGACTCTATTTTCTTCTGATTTTTATTTAACTGAGTAATTTTTCCTTCTTCAACCAAAAAAGCATTCGGAACATTGGCAATTTCAGGAAAAACAATTGTATTTCCATCTTCTTTAAACTGAAAAGTTCCAGTTGTCATAATAGCCATTTTATCTAACCCCAAACGTTTTGTAGAATAGACATATCCTTTGTTTGGTAATAATTTTATTTCCATTTCAACCTCTTTGCAATCTTTCTCATAACAAGGCAAAATTCCTTTGTAAGCTCCTTCGTATTGAATAGATTCTTCGGCAGTTTTTGCTTCAACTTTTACTGAATCTTCTACATTTTCTACATCATTTTTTACAGGTTCTGTTTCGCTTTTACAACTTGACACAACAAAAGCTGCGATTGTAAATGTGGCTAAAATTATTTTTTTCATTTTTTAGAATTTGATTTAAAGGTAAGTAAATTTTGAGCCAAAAAAAATCCTTCCGAATATTTTCAGAAGGATTTGTATAATGTTTTGTAATCTTATTCGATTAGAAAATTTCTTTCGCAGCAAAGTGGAAAGCAGCTTCAATAGCAGCATTTTCGTCAGAATCAGAACCGTGAACAGCGTTAGCATCGATAGATTCAGCATATTTAGCACGGATTGTACCTTCTGCAGCCTCAGCTGGGTTAGTAGCACCGATTAAAGTACGGAAATCAGCAACTGCGTTGTCTTTTTCTAAAACTGCAGCAACGATTGGTCCAGAAGTCATGAATTCTACTAAATCCTTGAAGAAAGGACGCTCTGCGTGGATAGCGTAAAATGCTTCAGCATCTTGTTTTGCTAATTGAGTCATTTTAGCCGCTTTAATTTTGAAACCAGCGTCAGTAATGTCTTTTAAAATATCTCCGATGTGTCCTTTTGCAACTGCATCAGGCTTAATCATTGTAAATGTAATGTTTGCCATTTTATTGAATTGTATTTATTACTTATTTTTTGAGGTGCAAAATTACAAAAATGATTCGAATGTTTTTGTTTTATAATTAAAATTTCTTATTTTAATAAAAATAGTTAATTGTTATTCATTTAAGATTGTTTCAATTCGATAATATTTCTTATTTTTAAGAGAAATCTAAAACTTATGAATACAAATGATCTTTCCACATTTCATCATAAAACAAAACTCAAAAAGGTTGGTGATAAATATTTTCTACCTTTCGAAATTTGGAATTATTTAGATTTTGGGCTGATGTTTGCACTTGTTTTATTCTTTATTTATGCATCAAGTGAAATGAATATTGTTTTTATTTCAATGATTTTAATTTTTGGAATCCGAATAATAACGACAATTAAAGACAGATTTTTTGTAGAAATTAAAACATCAAAATCGTTGAGTGAGAATATTAATTTAATCAATGAATTAGCACAGCGTCAACATAATTTTACGCAATCATTGGACGAAGAAGGTTTGTTTCTTTTTGAATATTCGGAACGAAATATTTTTTACAAATACAATTACCGAAGAAGAGATTATATCGAAACAGTTGTGATTTACTGTGAAGACAATTCGATTTGGGTGAACTCTTTTAATCAACGTTATTTCGGAATTTTTAGACGATATAATCTAAAACAATGGATAAAATTGATCCAATTAAAAAGCGAGAATTAATCTCGCTTTTTAATTTTAATATCTTTCGATTAAATCGTTTCCTATTTCGTTGATAGAATCATCAGTTTCTTTTGGGTTTGGTCCCCATTGATTAGAACCTGGTTGACTATCCATAATAAAAAATATTAATAAAATAAGATTTCCTCCAGGTATAAAAGTTAATAAATAGAACCATCCACTTTTTCCTGTGTCATGCAATCTTCTACTTATTAAAGCTAATCTTGGTATAAGAGTTATAAAAAAAAATAAAACTATTATTCCTCCAATAGTATATGAAACTATGTCTGATATATTTATAAATTTAAATAAACAAATGAAAGATATTATAAAAAATATAGTATTAATTAAAGTTGTATACCAAAATTCGCTTCTGCGGGCTCTTCCCGAGAAATTGGCGTAATTGTCAAACATTACTCGTTTGTATATTTCAATCATAGATTAAGTTGTTAAATTATGTTAAAAATATTAAAATAAATTTTATTACGTAACTCTTAATCTGCTTTTAAACGTTTAGTTTTGAACATTTCTGGCTTATAATTAATAATAAAAACACCAAGAATAATTAGAATAGTAGCGACGATAAACTTTGATGAAATTTGTTCGTCTAATATTAACCAACCCAAAATTATTGCAATAATCGTATTGAAATAAGAAAGAATAGAAACTTGTATTGGAGAAATTTTGGTCAACGCATAATGAAATGAAAAAAACGTAATCACAGAACCAAAAACAGCTAAATAAAGCATGGCAGAAATACTTTTTGTACTCCAATTTTCGAAATTATAATTTTTAGTAAAAGCGAATGCAAAAATAATTTGAACAATTCCAGCAAATATAAATTGGTAAAAAAGATTGAGAGAAATATTTTTAGATTGAATATTCATTTTCTTGGTGAAAATAGTTCCTGTTGCCCAACCTGTAATCGCACAAAAAAGTAAAATAATTCCAGTTCTATATGCTAGATTTGCTAATTCTTGATTTCCCTACCAAAAAATAAATATTCCACCCCCAAAATAAAGTAAAACACCTAATAATCCACGCTAACTGAATTTTTGTAAGCCAATAAAAATACTTCCTAAAAAAACGAGAATAGGTGAGGTTGCACTAATTAATGCAGCTAAAATACTCGATAAGTTTTCTTCTGCAGCAGTAGTTAATCCATTTGCCATTATCAGCATTAATGAAGCGAGATAAGTTGATAAGAAAGGTTTTTCCAGACAATCTATTTTAATTCCTTTTTAGATAGTAAAATAATTAGCATAATTAGTCCTGCCAAAAATTGACGAATTTCAGCAACAAACCAACTAGGAATAGTTTCTACAGCTATACGAATTCCGAGGAAAGTTGTTCCCCAAACAATTGCAACTATACTAACGGCAATCAATAATTTGATCTCTTTCAAGATAAAAAAGTTAAAAGTGTTAATTCTAAAATAGAATTATAAAAATAAAAAAAAAGCGACTTGATAAACCAAGTCGCTTTTAAAGTATTATAATAGAGATTTATTATTTAACAAAATCCTCTGCTTGTTTTAGTGCAGCATCTAATCCAGAAACCTCTTTACCACCTGCTGTAGCTAAGAAAGGTTGTCCACCTCCGCCACCGTTGATGTGTTTTGCAATTTCTTTTACAATTTGTCCTGCGTTATAACCTTTTTCATCTACAAGGTTTTTTGCGATAGAAATTGTAATCGATGGTTTTACGGCATCATTCGTACCAACAACGATAAATGCATTTTCGATTTCTTTTGTTAAATCAATTGCATTTTGTTTTGCGGCATTTGTATCTAAATTCGTTTTAACCGCTAAGAAATTAACACCATTAATCTCTTTAATCGCAGCTTTCCAAGTCGCTTTCTCAGCAGCAGCTTGTTGCGCAACAAAAGACTCTAATTGCTTTTTCAATTCTGCATTTTCATCTAATAAATGTTGAACCGCTTTTACCGCATCATTTTTCGTTTTAAGTGCAGCTAAAACATCATTGTAATTTTTCTCAGCATCTTTGTATGCTTCGATTGCTTTGTTTGATGTAATTGCTTCGATACGACGAATACCAGCAGCAGTAGAAGATTCAGATAAAATTCTGAACAAACGAATATCTGCTGTGTTTTTTACGTGCGTACCACCACATAATTCGATTGAAGATCCGAAACGAATGACACGAACTTTATCACCATATTTTTCACCAAATAGAGCCATAGCTCCATCAGCAATAGCTTCGTTGATATCACAATCTCTTTTTTCGATTAATGGTAAAGCTTCTGCAATTTTATCGTTTACTTTTTGCTCAACAATAGCCAATTCTTCATCTGTCATTTTAGAGAAATGAGAAAAGTCAAAACGTAAATAATCGTCTCCAACATACGAACCTTTTTGTTCTACGTGCGTTCCTAAAACTTCGCGTAAAGCTTCGTGCATTAAGTGTGTTGCAGAGTGATTTTTCGTTGTCTCGTTACGTTTTTCTGTGTCAACTTTTGCATTGAATGTAGCGTTTACATTTTCTGGTAAAGTTTCAACAAAATGAATTACTAAGTTGTTTTCTTTTTTCGTGTCAACAACTTCAATTGTTTCATTCAATGTAGAAATTGATCCTGTATCACCAATTTGTCCTCCAGATTCTGCATAGAATGGCGTTTGGTTGAATACTAATTGGAAAAATTCTCCTTTTTTATTTTTTACTTTTCTGTAACGTGTAATTTTTACTTCAGCTTCTGTGTTATCATAAGCGATAGAAATTTCGTTTCCTTTATCATCTAAAATAACCCAGTCATCCGTCACCAAAGCAGTTGCTTTTTTAGAACGTTCTTTTTGTTTCGCCATTTCAGCCTCAAAACCAGCTTCGTCAATTGTGAAACCGTGATCTTCTGCTACAATACGAGATAAATCTGCGGGGAAACCAAATGTGTCATATAATTCGAAAACCACATCACCAGGAACAACTTTAGAATTTCCTAATTGCTCAATGATTTGATTTAATCGATTTAATCCTTGTTCAATTGTACGTAAGAAAGATGCTTCTTCTTCGCGAATAACGCCAGTTACAATTGTTTCTTGTTTCACTAATTCTGGGAAGAAATCACCCATTTCAGCTTTCAAGATTGGATATAATTTATAGATAAAAGGTTCTTTAAGACCTAAGAAACGATATCCATAAGAAATTGCACGACGTAAAATACGACGAATTACATATCCTGCTCCTGTGTTTGATGGTAATTGTCCGTCTGCAATTGCAAAAGAAACGGCGCGTAAATGGTCAACTACAACACGTATAGCGATATCTGTTTTTTCTGCTGTTCCGTATTTTACACCAGAAATTTCTTCTAATTTATTGATTGTTGGTTGAAAAACATCTGTATCATAATTAGATGATTTTCCTTGTAAAACCATTGCCAAACGCTCAAATCCCATACCTGTATCGATGTGGCGCGCTGGTAAAGATTCTAAAGAACCATCCGCTTTACGTTGATATTGCATAAATACCAAGTTCCAAATTTCGATAACTTGTGGATGATCCATATTAACTAATGTTTTACCATCAACAGCTAAACGATCAGCTTCTGGACGAATATCTACGTGAATTTCAGAACATGGTCCACATGGTCCAATATCACCCATTTCCCAGAAATTATCTTTTTTATTTCCGTAAAGAATTCTGTCTTCAGCAATATGTTGTTTCCAAAGTTCTAATGCTTCTTCATCTAATGATGTTCCGTCACCTTTATCACCTTCAAAAACGGTTACATAAATTTGATCTTTAGAGATTCCGTATTTTTCTGTTAGTAATTCCCACGCCCAAGCGATTGCTTCTTTTTTGAAATAATCACCAAAAGACCAGTTTCCTAACATTTCGAACATCGTGTGGTGGTAAGTATCTTTTCCTACATCATCCAAATCATTATGTTTACCAGAAACACGAAGACATTTTTGTGTATCCGCGATACGATTACTTTTTGGAGTTCCGTTTCCTAAAAAATATTCTTTGAATTGTGCCATCCCCGAATTAT of Empedobacter falsenii contains these proteins:
- a CDS encoding acyl-[acyl-carrier-protein] thioesterase, whose product is MPIAEDFKSIYTKNWEIYFSQCDPTGKMKLSEMANLFQLTASEHAIKGGLGFFDLQEFNQSWVMNRLRIEIDELPSWTDFVDVKTWIEVLKGAKSIRDFTIEKNGKKLIGASSLWAVFNTEKRRPDILQIDSSHIERFPDLKPTEVENSILNIDFEPTEVIQYKVQFSDLDIVKHANNTKYLDWCLNTIDPEIILKHRIKAIDMNFLKELSLHDKIEIQKLETKNLIQFKVVNQEKVNFVCRLELR
- a CDS encoding copper resistance protein NlpE N-terminal domain-containing protein, which codes for MKKIILATFTIAAFVVSSCKSETEPVKNDVENVEDSVKVEAKTAEESIQYEGAYKGILPCYEKDCKEVEMEIKLLPNKGYVYSTKRLGLDKMAIMTTGTFQFKEDGNTIVFPEIANVPNAFLVEEGKITQLNKNQKKIESADSAKFVLTKEK
- a CDS encoding nucleoside-diphosphate kinase, which produces MANITFTMIKPDAVAKGHIGDILKDITDAGFKIKAAKMTQLAKQDAEAFYAIHAERPFFKDLVEFMTSGPIVAAVLEKDNAVADFRTLIGATNPAEAAEGTIRAKYAESIDANAVHGSDSDENAAIEAAFHFAAKEIF
- a CDS encoding DUF805 domain-containing protein, producing the protein MIEIYKRVMFDNYANFSGRARRSEFWYTTLINTIFFIISFICLFKFINISDIVSYTIGGIIVLFFFITLIPRLALISRRLHDTGKSGWFYLLTFIPGGNLILLIFFIMDSQPGSNQWGPNPKETDDSINEIGNDLIERY
- the alaS gene encoding alanine--tRNA ligase; its protein translation is MKSKDIRKEFLHFFETKGHLIVDSAPIVLKDDPTLMFNNSGMAQFKEYFLGNGTPKSNRIADTQKCLRVSGKHNDLDDVGKDTYHHTMFEMLGNWSFGDYFKKEAIAWAWELLTEKYGISKDQIYVTVFEGDKGDGTSLDEEALELWKQHIAEDRILYGNKKDNFWEMGDIGPCGPCSEIHVDIRPEADRLAVDGKTLVNMDHPQVIEIWNLVFMQYQRKADGSLESLPARHIDTGMGFERLAMVLQGKSSNYDTDVFQPTINKLEEISGVKYGTAEKTDIAIRVVVDHLRAVSFAIADGQLPSNTGAGYVIRRILRRAISYGYRFLGLKEPFIYKLYPILKAEMGDFFPELVKQETIVTGVIREEEASFLRTIEQGLNRLNQIIEQLGNSKVVPGDVVFELYDTFGFPADLSRIVAEDHGFTIDEAGFEAEMAKQKERSKKATALVTDDWVILDDKGNEISIAYDNTEAEVKITRYRKVKNKKGEFFQLVFNQTPFYAESGGQIGDTGSISTLNETIEVVDTKKENNLVIHFVETLPENVNATFNAKVDTEKRNETTKNHSATHLMHEALREVLGTHVEQKGSYVGDDYLRFDFSHFSKMTDEELAIVEQKVNDKIAEALPLIEKRDCDINEAIADGAMALFGEKYGDKVRVIRFGSSIELCGGTHVKNTADIRLFRILSESSTAAGIRRIEAITSNKAIEAYKDAEKNYNDVLAALKTKNDAVKAVQHLLDENAELKKQLESFVAQQAAAEKATWKAAIKEINGVNFLAVKTNLDTNAAKQNAIDLTKEIENAFIVVGTNDAVKPSITISIAKNLVDEKGYNAGQIVKEIAKHINGGGGGQPFLATAGGKEVSGLDAALKQAEDFVK